The Patescibacteria group bacterium genome includes a window with the following:
- the gyrB gene encoding DNA gyrase subunit B: MANPQNGYTAEQIQVLEGLEPVRKRPGMYIGSTDSRGLHECLREIVDNSVDESFAGVAKDVWVVIKKDGSVLIRDNGRGIPVEKHKSGVSALELTMTKLHAGGKFGGGAYKVSGGLHGVGASVVNALSKNFRVIVLRNNKAYFQEYKAGKPLNPVKELSQEKLDEWLPKEWKIKIGQNLTGTITQFTPDSEIFQNLEFDSNKVKALLKDRAYLVGGLSFHFKDERNNEEAHYYFEGGIKSLVSHLNRNKNTLSDVIYVTKQDQNISCEVAIQYNDGINEIVRGYVNGILTTDGGTHITGFRIALTRSILDYIKKQNGENSKNAINLTGDDTKEGLTAVVYIKMPSESLQFESQTKARLNNPEVQGFVSSAVKEGLDTYFEEHPQDAKRIIEKILLAAKARLAARAAKEAVLRKGALDGASLPGKLADCQSRDPEISELYIVEGDSAGGSAKQGRDRRFQAVLPLGGKILNTERAHLDKIVKFEEIKDLIIALGTGIGENINYNKVRYHRIIIMCDADVDGQHITTLLLTFFYRHMREIIEKGYLYIAQPPLYKITIGKQSHYVYSDEEKDAIVSNLNGQKFTIQRYKGLGEMNPLQLWETTMDPKNRTLKKVSIENAEEADKMFTMLMGEEVPPRKKYIQTHAKLATLDI, from the coding sequence ATGGCAAATCCACAAAACGGATACACAGCAGAACAAATTCAAGTACTAGAAGGTTTAGAACCGGTAAGAAAAAGACCGGGAATGTATATTGGATCAACAGATTCAAGAGGACTTCATGAGTGTTTAAGAGAAATAGTCGACAACTCAGTCGACGAATCATTTGCAGGGGTAGCCAAAGATGTTTGGGTTGTAATTAAAAAGGATGGTTCAGTTTTAATTAGAGATAATGGAAGAGGTATCCCCGTTGAAAAACATAAATCGGGAGTCTCGGCCCTTGAACTAACTATGACCAAACTCCATGCAGGAGGAAAATTTGGAGGTGGGGCATACAAAGTCTCAGGAGGCCTTCATGGAGTTGGAGCTTCGGTTGTAAACGCACTTTCTAAAAATTTTAGAGTTATTGTCTTAAGAAACAATAAAGCTTACTTTCAAGAATACAAAGCCGGCAAACCCTTAAATCCCGTTAAAGAGCTAAGTCAAGAAAAATTAGATGAGTGGCTGCCCAAAGAATGGAAAATCAAAATAGGCCAAAACCTGACCGGGACAATTACTCAATTTACACCGGATTCTGAAATCTTCCAAAATTTAGAATTTGATTCAAATAAAGTAAAAGCTTTACTTAAAGATAGAGCATACCTAGTTGGGGGGTTGTCATTTCACTTTAAAGACGAGAGAAACAATGAGGAAGCACACTATTATTTTGAAGGAGGAATTAAATCATTAGTATCTCATCTAAACAGGAACAAAAATACTCTTTCAGATGTAATTTATGTTACTAAACAAGACCAAAATATTTCCTGTGAAGTAGCAATCCAATACAACGATGGTATAAATGAAATAGTCCGAGGTTATGTAAATGGTATTTTAACCACAGATGGGGGCACTCACATAACCGGCTTTAGAATCGCTCTAACAAGATCGATTTTAGATTACATAAAAAAGCAAAACGGAGAAAACAGCAAAAATGCAATTAACTTAACAGGGGATGACACTAAAGAAGGTTTAACGGCAGTGGTTTATATTAAAATGCCTTCTGAATCACTTCAGTTTGAAAGCCAAACTAAAGCAAGATTAAACAATCCAGAAGTCCAAGGTTTTGTTAGCTCAGCAGTCAAAGAAGGACTTGATACTTATTTTGAGGAACATCCTCAAGATGCAAAAAGGATTATAGAAAAAATCCTCCTTGCTGCCAAAGCAAGACTAGCTGCAAGAGCTGCTAAAGAAGCGGTTTTGCGAAAAGGGGCTTTAGATGGAGCCTCACTTCCTGGAAAACTAGCTGACTGCCAATCAAGAGACCCTGAAATTAGTGAACTTTATATTGTTGAAGGTGATTCAGCGGGAGGGTCAGCAAAGCAGGGAAGAGATCGAAGATTTCAAGCAGTTTTGCCTTTGGGAGGAAAAATTCTAAACACTGAAAGGGCACATCTTGATAAAATCGTTAAATTTGAAGAAATTAAAGACTTAATTATTGCCTTGGGAACGGGAATAGGAGAAAACATAAACTACAACAAAGTAAGATATCATAGAATAATAATAATGTGTGATGCCGATGTTGATGGGCAACATATTACCACACTTCTTTTAACTTTCTTCTATCGTCATATGAGAGAAATCATTGAAAAAGGATATCTTTACATAGCGCAACCCCCTTTATATAAAATTACTATTGGCAAGCAATCTCACTATGTCTATTCTGATGAAGAGAAAGACGCTATCGTTTCAAACTTAAATGGTCAGAAATTTACAATTCAGAGATACAAAGGTCTTGGAGAGATGAATCCGCTTCAGCTTTGGGAAACAACAATGGACCCCAAAAACAGAACCTTAAAGAAAGTTAGTATCGAGAATGCTGAGGAAGCAGACAAAATGTTTACCATGCTAATGGGTGAAGAAGTCCCACCACGAAAAAAATACATTCAAACCCACGCAAAACTTGCCACTTTAGATATATAA
- the hppA gene encoding K(+)-insensitive pyrophosphate-energized proton pump: MNDLSLIERGMLAAVLGVAVISLAYAFWIWKNVTSFPKGSEKMQSIWKAIKLGAEGYLRKQLRTIIIAIIVLTTLLFLSVYIVPPSKEAVAMFGESAVIVVAIGRAIAFIIGALFSTIVGQLGMRVAIEGNIRVTNQAVKGSYNKALTVAYRSGTFTGMLTDGLGLLGGTLIFIIFGKAAPDALLGFGFGGTLVALFMRIGGGIYTKAADVGADLVGKVEKDLPEDDPRNAGVIADLVGDNVGDCAGMAADVFESYEVTIVSALILGLVLVHLTGNNFWIIYPLVVRAIGVLSSIIGTLAVPVWERVKVKFIKAKDAEEAMFRSYELSSLITVFGSLAFAMFYTGEWKLALLNTIGVLLAVFFNPLTSYFTSYNKKPVLEIANSTKTGTATTILSGLGVGMEASVFSIIAIALAIASSVVIYAGHDPIYMLYGVAMIGIGMLSLTGNNVAMDSFGPIADNANGIGEMAGVSKKAWKIMADLDAVGNTTKAITKQVAIASAVIAATSLFFSYVTDVGIVQARLGFEPIKSIRISTLEGIIGFLLGGALPFLFSAYSIKAVAKAANKVVEEVRKQFAIKGVLEGKKTPEYDKVVAITTAAAQKELLTLVAISVSLPLFVGAIFQVEALGAFLAGVILVGQLMAVFMAIAGGALDNTKKFIEDGNLGGKGSFSHKASVEGDTVGDPLKDTAGPALNPMIKVVNLVSLIAAPVIVQYKNKNELLVFGLIMIFILAWAISKTHKESQTTIG; the protein is encoded by the coding sequence ATGAATGACCTTTCTCTAATCGAAAGAGGAATGCTAGCTGCTGTTTTAGGAGTAGCTGTCATAAGCTTGGCATATGCTTTCTGGATTTGGAAAAATGTAACCTCCTTTCCAAAAGGATCAGAAAAGATGCAGTCAATATGGAAGGCAATTAAGCTGGGAGCAGAAGGTTACCTTAGAAAACAACTCAGAACTATCATCATAGCCATAATAGTATTAACAACACTACTATTTCTTAGTGTTTATATAGTCCCTCCCTCAAAAGAGGCCGTGGCTATGTTTGGTGAATCTGCTGTCATTGTAGTGGCAATAGGAAGAGCAATTGCATTTATAATAGGCGCTTTATTTTCAACCATTGTTGGCCAACTGGGTATGAGGGTAGCAATTGAAGGCAATATTAGAGTTACTAACCAAGCAGTTAAAGGAAGTTATAACAAAGCTTTAACGGTGGCATATCGGTCCGGCACTTTTACAGGAATGTTAACTGACGGCTTGGGTTTATTGGGAGGTACTTTGATTTTTATAATCTTTGGCAAAGCAGCCCCTGATGCTCTTTTGGGTTTTGGTTTTGGAGGTACACTTGTAGCTTTATTTATGAGAATTGGGGGTGGAATTTACACCAAAGCAGCAGATGTTGGAGCTGACCTTGTCGGGAAAGTAGAAAAAGATCTACCAGAAGACGATCCTAGAAATGCAGGTGTAATAGCCGACTTGGTAGGGGATAATGTTGGAGACTGTGCCGGAATGGCTGCTGATGTCTTTGAATCATATGAAGTTACTATTGTTTCTGCCCTAATTCTGGGGCTGGTTTTGGTCCATCTAACAGGAAATAACTTCTGGATAATATATCCTTTGGTAGTAAGAGCAATAGGAGTTCTCTCGTCTATAATTGGCACTCTTGCAGTTCCGGTATGGGAAAGGGTAAAAGTTAAATTTATCAAGGCTAAAGATGCCGAAGAAGCCATGTTTAGATCATACGAGCTCTCAAGCCTAATTACTGTCTTCGGATCTCTAGCTTTTGCAATGTTCTACACAGGAGAATGGAAATTAGCTTTATTAAACACTATTGGGGTCTTACTAGCAGTCTTCTTCAATCCATTGACTTCCTACTTCACTTCCTACAACAAAAAGCCTGTCTTGGAAATAGCAAATTCCACTAAAACCGGTACCGCAACAACAATTCTTTCCGGACTTGGCGTAGGAATGGAAGCAAGTGTTTTCAGTATCATTGCCATTGCTCTTGCAATTGCCTCAAGTGTGGTAATTTATGCAGGACATGATCCAATATACATGCTCTACGGAGTAGCAATGATTGGTATTGGTATGCTTTCGCTAACCGGCAACAATGTTGCCATGGATTCATTTGGCCCAATTGCTGACAATGCCAACGGAATCGGAGAAATGGCGGGTGTTAGCAAAAAAGCTTGGAAGATAATGGCTGATCTGGATGCTGTAGGAAACACCACCAAAGCTATAACCAAACAAGTAGCAATAGCATCAGCTGTCATTGCTGCAACCAGCTTGTTTTTCTCTTACGTAACCGATGTTGGTATAGTACAAGCAAGGTTGGGATTTGAACCAATCAAATCAATCCGTATTTCAACCCTAGAAGGAATCATTGGCTTTTTATTGGGTGGAGCTCTACCTTTCCTTTTCTCTGCTTATTCAATTAAAGCCGTAGCAAAAGCCGCCAACAAAGTTGTAGAAGAAGTAAGAAAACAATTTGCCATTAAAGGAGTGTTGGAAGGCAAAAAGACTCCCGAATACGACAAAGTAGTTGCCATCACAACCGCTGCCGCTCAAAAAGAGCTGTTGACCTTGGTGGCTATATCTGTATCGCTACCACTGTTTGTAGGAGCAATATTTCAAGTTGAAGCTCTTGGAGCATTTTTGGCAGGAGTAATATTGGTTGGTCAACTCATGGCCGTATTTATGGCTATTGCTGGAGGAGCGCTCGATAACACCAAAAAATTTATTGAGGATGGAAATCTAGGAGGAAAAGGCTCTTTTTCTCACAAAGCAAGTGTTGAGGGCGACACAGTAGGAGATCCTCTAAAAGATACCGCTGGCCCTGCATTAAACCCAATGATCAAAGTGGTCAATTTAGTAAGCTTGATCGCAGCCCCAGTTATTGTACAATATAAAAACAAAAATGAACTTTTGGTGTTCGGGTTAATAATGATTTTTATACTAGCTTGGGCTATCTCCAAAACCCACAAAGAATCGCAAACAACAATAGGTTAA
- the gyrA gene encoding DNA gyrase subunit A: MDIGKVKTVEITSELSKSYLDYAMSVIVARALPDIRDGFKPVHRRILYAMYLMGLEPGKQFSKSAKVVGEVLGKYHPHGDMAVYDALVRLAQDFSMRYPLVEGQGNFGSVDGDPPAAMRYTEVRLSKYAPYMLADIDKDTVDFVDNFDATLKEPVFLPALLPNLLLMGSEGIAVGMATRIPPHNLKEVADGIIQTIKKGRVVLLNEEKQKEETEFVIKKINLVASGEAQKLEEKEVTPQNLSFESDITIDELIQIIPGPDFPTGGAIYNAQNLREVYATGKGKIIVRGIAEIKEEKGKPQIVITEIPYQVNKAQLVKAIADLVKDKKINGIANLRDESDKEGLRVVIDLKRDAKPKAVLNNLYKHTKLQTTFPANFVALIDGTPHLVNLKQILVEYIKHRQKVVTRRTIFELTSAKKRAHILEGLKIALDNLDEVIKTIRNSKTQEDAKNNLMQKFGLTSIQANAILDMQLRRLAALEREKIEKEYEEIKKLIDELTAILKDPQKVLDIILKETQELKEKLQDERRTKIFKQDIGEFKEEDLIPLEENLITITKTGYIKRVPRNTFKAQRRGGKGISGMTVKEEDEIEHIIAATTHDNLLFFTNKGKVYGAKVWEIPESSRTSKGQAIVNILNIEQGERIMSILPVKEGQGKYFVMSTKKGVVKKTEISAFKNMRASGIIAIRLDQNDTLVSVDKTSGEDNILLVTKKGMSIRFSEKDIRPMGRPTSGIRGIKISSDDEVIGMDVFNPKAPEITDKRRKIFRDILTVSENGIGKRTPIDLFPLQKRAGKGVKAAVITPKTGNLSAVTTVTEKVDQVVITSASGQVIKLPLKNIPQMGRATQGVILMRFAKKDDSVAGVATLEKDLTEEEEKEQNNSN; this comes from the coding sequence ATGGATATAGGAAAAGTCAAAACAGTCGAAATAACCTCCGAACTCTCAAAAAGTTACCTTGACTATGCAATGAGCGTCATAGTCGCCCGCGCACTTCCTGACATCAGAGACGGCTTCAAACCAGTTCACCGAAGGATTCTTTATGCGATGTATTTAATGGGCCTTGAACCAGGAAAACAATTCTCAAAATCAGCTAAAGTCGTCGGAGAAGTCTTGGGTAAATATCATCCTCACGGAGATATGGCCGTCTACGACGCTTTAGTAAGGTTGGCACAAGATTTCTCTATGCGATATCCACTCGTTGAAGGTCAGGGAAATTTTGGCTCTGTTGATGGCGACCCGCCAGCAGCAATGCGCTACACAGAAGTACGACTTTCCAAATATGCTCCTTATATGCTTGCAGATATTGATAAGGATACTGTTGATTTTGTTGACAATTTTGACGCCACACTAAAAGAGCCGGTGTTTTTGCCCGCACTTCTTCCAAACCTACTGTTAATGGGTTCTGAAGGAATAGCTGTTGGTATGGCTACTAGAATTCCACCCCACAATCTAAAAGAAGTAGCAGACGGAATTATTCAAACCATAAAGAAAGGAAGAGTTGTTTTATTAAACGAAGAAAAGCAAAAGGAAGAAACCGAATTTGTCATCAAAAAAATAAATCTTGTTGCCTCTGGAGAAGCTCAAAAATTAGAAGAAAAAGAGGTAACTCCGCAAAATTTAAGCTTTGAAAGCGATATTACAATTGATGAGTTAATTCAAATTATCCCCGGTCCTGATTTTCCCACAGGAGGAGCAATATACAACGCCCAAAACCTAAGAGAGGTTTATGCAACAGGAAAGGGTAAAATAATAGTCCGAGGAATTGCTGAAATTAAGGAAGAAAAAGGCAAACCACAAATTGTAATCACCGAAATTCCATATCAGGTAAATAAAGCTCAGCTTGTCAAAGCAATAGCTGATCTTGTCAAAGACAAAAAAATAAATGGTATAGCCAACCTTAGAGATGAATCTGACAAAGAAGGTTTACGTGTTGTAATCGATCTTAAAAGAGATGCCAAACCCAAGGCAGTCTTAAACAACCTCTACAAACACACCAAACTGCAAACTACATTTCCAGCCAATTTTGTTGCCTTAATTGACGGCACACCACATTTGGTCAACCTAAAGCAAATCTTGGTCGAATATATTAAGCACAGACAAAAAGTAGTTACCCGAAGAACTATTTTTGAGTTAACCTCAGCCAAGAAAAGAGCCCACATATTAGAAGGTTTGAAAATTGCACTTGATAACCTTGATGAAGTTATAAAAACTATCCGCAATTCAAAAACACAAGAAGACGCCAAGAATAACTTAATGCAAAAATTTGGTCTAACCTCAATTCAGGCCAACGCAATTCTTGATATGCAGTTAAGACGCTTGGCAGCCCTTGAGAGAGAAAAGATTGAAAAAGAGTATGAAGAAATCAAAAAATTAATTGATGAGCTTACAGCAATCCTAAAAGATCCACAAAAAGTATTAGATATCATACTTAAAGAAACTCAAGAACTAAAAGAAAAACTTCAAGATGAAAGAAGAACTAAAATCTTCAAGCAAGATATAGGCGAATTCAAAGAGGAAGACTTAATCCCCTTAGAAGAAAATTTGATTACTATCACCAAAACCGGATATATCAAAAGGGTTCCAAGAAACACATTTAAAGCGCAAAGAAGAGGGGGAAAAGGAATAAGCGGCATGACTGTAAAAGAAGAAGACGAGATTGAGCATATTATTGCTGCTACTACCCACGACAATCTATTATTCTTCACCAACAAGGGTAAGGTTTATGGCGCCAAAGTTTGGGAAATACCTGAATCTTCAAGAACAAGCAAAGGCCAAGCTATTGTCAATATATTAAATATAGAACAGGGAGAAAGAATAATGTCTATTCTACCTGTCAAAGAAGGGCAGGGAAAATACTTCGTGATGTCCACCAAAAAAGGAGTTGTAAAAAAGACCGAAATATCGGCATTTAAAAATATGAGAGCCTCAGGAATTATAGCCATTAGACTTGACCAAAACGACACTTTGGTTTCTGTTGACAAGACCTCAGGAGAAGACAACATCCTGCTTGTAACCAAAAAAGGAATGTCAATCAGATTTTCAGAAAAAGATATCCGGCCAATGGGCAGACCAACTTCAGGCATAAGGGGAATTAAGATCTCAAGTGACGACGAGGTGATTGGAATGGATGTCTTCAATCCAAAAGCTCCTGAAATTACAGATAAAAGAAGAAAAATATTCAGAGATATCCTAACAGTCTCAGAAAATGGAATTGGCAAAAGGACACCCATTGACCTTTTCCCTCTTCAAAAAAGAGCGGGGAAAGGTGTAAAAGCAGCCGTAATAACGCCCAAAACTGGCAATTTATCTGCTGTTACCACTGTAACTGAAAAAGTGGATCAGGTGGTTATCACCTCAGCTTCAGGCCAGGTAATTAAACTTCCCCTCAAGAACATTCCTCAAATGGGAAGAGCCACTCAAGGAGTAATTTTAATGAGATTTGCCAAAAAAGATGATAGTGTTGCCGGCGTAGCTACTTTAGAAAAAGATCTCACTGAAGAAGAAGAAAAAGAACAAAATAATTCTAATTAA
- the xerD gene encoding tyrosine recombinase XerD, with protein sequence MPANIAEIKNSELKARIEDFLEYLEIEKGSSTLTIRNYRHYLIRFLNWIEKQNIKPVLKSINPQLIHNYRLYLSRLQDKFGRNLSRKTQGYHSIALRSFLKWCLKNDIEVMAPDKIELPKIGDRQVKFLSGKEVDRLLNAPSLSTIVGKRDKAILEVLFSTGLRVSELVSLNRDNVDLKRREFGVVGKGGRARVVFLSSRAAGWLEEYLNSRQDNFKPLFIRHSKNIPVGVSDDKMRLSVRSVQRILKKYSHKVKLPFDATPHVLRHSFATDLLMAGADIRSVQEMLGHKNIQTTQIYTHVTHKHLKEVYDSYHGKSR encoded by the coding sequence ATGCCTGCCAATATAGCTGAAATTAAAAATAGCGAACTTAAGGCTCGGATTGAAGACTTCTTGGAATATTTGGAGATTGAAAAAGGCTCCTCTACCCTAACGATAAGAAACTATAGGCATTATTTAATTAGATTTTTAAATTGGATTGAGAAACAAAACATCAAGCCTGTGCTTAAAAGTATTAATCCTCAATTAATCCATAACTACCGGCTTTATCTTTCTCGCCTACAAGATAAGTTTGGCCGTAATCTTTCCAGAAAAACTCAAGGTTATCATTCAATTGCTTTAAGAAGCTTTTTGAAATGGTGTTTGAAGAATGATATAGAAGTCATGGCTCCTGACAAAATAGAGTTGCCAAAGATTGGCGATCGGCAGGTAAAATTTTTAAGTGGCAAAGAAGTGGATAGACTCCTTAATGCACCTTCGCTTTCAACTATTGTTGGCAAGCGTGATAAGGCTATTTTAGAAGTTCTTTTTTCAACGGGTTTGAGGGTTTCGGAGCTTGTTTCTTTAAATCGTGATAATGTTGATTTAAAAAGGCGTGAGTTTGGGGTTGTTGGTAAAGGCGGAAGAGCTCGAGTGGTTTTTCTTTCTAGTCGAGCCGCTGGGTGGCTTGAAGAATACTTAAATTCAAGACAGGATAACTTTAAGCCTCTTTTTATCAGGCACAGTAAAAATATTCCAGTTGGAGTAAGCGATGATAAGATGCGCTTAAGTGTCCGTTCTGTTCAAAGGATTCTTAAGAAATATTCTCACAAGGTTAAATTGCCATTTGATGCCACTCCTCACGTATTGCGTCATTCTTTTGCAACCGATCTTTTGATGGCAGGAGCTGATATCAGGTCTGTTCAGGAGATGTTGGGCCACAAAAATATTCAAACAACCCAAATTTATACACATGTGACTCACAAGCACTTAAAGGAGGTTTATGACAGTTATCACGGCAAATCTCGTTAA
- a CDS encoding putative transcriptional regulatory protein, translating to MSGHSHYATIKRQKEAKDSAKGKIFSRHAKAIALAIKAGGSADPELNSKLRFAIEQAKADNMPKANIERILQRSQEMGDLEEVIYEGYGPLGVGVVVDAVTNNRNRTSQEIKNIFERAGGRLAGPGSVSYNFELKGMFTVKKQSDVESQMLSLIDLGAEDIFEAEDGLEIYTAPDRFQEIKEKLLSSGYEILSSGLVKKPKNYLLIENEAEAKKVISFLDALEEHDDVQGVYSNFDFSPTSDNS from the coding sequence ATGAGTGGCCATTCACATTACGCAACAATTAAAAGACAGAAGGAAGCTAAAGATTCAGCTAAGGGGAAAATTTTCTCCCGTCATGCTAAAGCTATTGCTTTGGCAATTAAGGCAGGGGGCAGTGCCGATCCGGAGCTAAACTCAAAACTCCGTTTTGCTATTGAACAGGCTAAGGCTGACAATATGCCTAAAGCCAACATTGAAAGGATCCTTCAGCGAAGCCAGGAAATGGGAGATTTGGAAGAGGTTATTTATGAAGGTTATGGTCCTTTGGGTGTGGGTGTTGTTGTTGATGCTGTTACTAATAACCGCAATCGGACTTCTCAGGAAATAAAGAATATTTTTGAAAGAGCAGGGGGGAGGTTGGCAGGTCCTGGTTCTGTTTCTTATAATTTTGAGCTTAAGGGTATGTTCACTGTAAAAAAACAAAGCGATGTTGAATCACAAATGCTTTCTTTAATTGATCTTGGGGCAGAAGATATTTTTGAGGCTGAAGATGGTCTTGAGATTTATACCGCACCAGATCGTTTCCAAGAGATAAAAGAGAAACTTTTGTCTTCTGGGTACGAAATTTTATCTTCAGGGCTTGTAAAAAAGCCAAAAAATTATCTCCTGATAGAAAACGAGGCTGAAGCCAAAAAAGTTATTTCCTTTCTTGATGCTTTGGAAGAGCATGATGATGTTCAAGGAGTTTATTCCAATTTTGATTTCTCTCCAACATCTGATAACTCTTAA
- a CDS encoding sodium/hydrogen exchanger produces MFEINLLNGIFIFLLASFFGGILAKFLKLQPFIGYIVAGVLFGSFLPKEYFEVDKLADIGAILLLFSLGLELSLSKLQRILRVALWGGIIQIVFSSALFFVILIFLGVSQIAALILAIGFSLSSTAVVVKLLSERGDLDSIHGELMVGWLLVQDLVVLPIMIFVSSLNKAESSWLLPLATMSLKGFFVISLVVILGRLVLPFIVHKTATLNSRELLLLVSVIFALGVASLVQLFGFSSALGAFLAGVVISDSQEKHAVFAETRSLRDLFVALFFVSLGFTLVPSVLFKSILLILFLVLVIFVVKFIVFLIVNFVFGYFGKTAILSALGLTQVGEFAFIIFSQARNLKILSFEDASLGIAVALVSLVLSPLVFRYSYVFWRKLKNFSQGKSLLSKYFARSASQKEKIEEISDHIVICGFGRVGRWVGKALDSLGIGFLVVDYNEKAAREAREKGIKVIYGDASDIEIIKQARIPFAKCVVVAIPDKVAQEELITHIQTISPNVKIFARAHLDEDAARLRFLRVDKVVQPEFEAAIGIVGSVLTALGISHPEIKSKIRDLRRSHTISENPTF; encoded by the coding sequence ATGTTTGAAATAAATTTGTTAAACGGAATTTTTATTTTTTTATTGGCTTCATTTTTCGGAGGGATTCTGGCTAAGTTTTTAAAGCTTCAGCCTTTTATTGGTTATATAGTTGCTGGGGTTTTATTTGGAAGTTTCTTGCCAAAAGAATATTTTGAGGTTGACAAACTTGCAGATATTGGAGCGATACTTCTTCTTTTTTCTTTGGGGTTAGAGCTTTCTTTATCTAAGCTTCAAAGAATTTTGAGAGTAGCACTTTGGGGTGGAATTATACAAATAGTCTTTAGTTCGGCTTTATTTTTTGTAATACTTATATTTTTGGGCGTTAGTCAGATTGCGGCGTTAATTTTGGCGATAGGATTTTCTCTTTCTTCAACAGCGGTAGTTGTGAAGCTTTTATCTGAAAGGGGAGATTTAGATAGTATCCATGGAGAACTAATGGTTGGGTGGCTTTTGGTTCAGGATTTGGTTGTTTTGCCAATAATGATTTTTGTTAGCAGTCTTAATAAGGCGGAGAGTAGCTGGCTTTTACCTTTGGCCACCATGTCTTTAAAAGGTTTTTTTGTTATATCCTTGGTTGTTATCTTAGGGAGATTAGTTTTGCCTTTCATTGTTCACAAAACAGCAACTTTGAATTCACGAGAGCTTTTACTTTTAGTCTCAGTTATATTTGCCTTGGGAGTAGCATCTTTAGTTCAACTTTTTGGGTTTTCGTCAGCACTTGGTGCATTTTTGGCGGGAGTTGTGATTTCTGATTCTCAAGAGAAACATGCTGTTTTTGCTGAAACTCGCTCTCTTCGAGATTTATTCGTGGCCCTTTTCTTTGTGAGCTTAGGTTTTACTCTAGTTCCTTCTGTATTATTTAAATCTATTCTATTAATTTTGTTCTTAGTTTTAGTTATATTTGTAGTCAAATTTATCGTCTTTCTTATAGTTAATTTTGTTTTTGGATATTTTGGAAAAACCGCTATTTTGTCTGCTTTAGGTTTGACTCAAGTGGGTGAGTTTGCTTTTATAATTTTTTCTCAAGCTAGGAATCTTAAAATTTTAAGTTTCGAGGATGCGTCTTTAGGAATAGCAGTTGCTCTTGTTTCTTTGGTTTTAAGTCCTTTAGTGTTTAGGTATTCTTATGTTTTTTGGCGGAAGTTAAAGAATTTCTCGCAGGGGAAATCCCTTTTATCAAAATATTTTGCCAGATCAGCAAGTCAAAAAGAGAAAATTGAGGAAATTTCTGACCATATTGTTATTTGTGGTTTTGGTAGGGTGGGTAGATGGGTAGGTAAGGCTCTGGATTCTTTGGGAATTGGTTTTTTAGTGGTTGATTATAACGAAAAGGCGGCAAGGGAGGCAAGAGAAAAGGGAATTAAGGTAATTTATGGGGATGCTTCTGATATCGAGATTATAAAACAAGCAAGAATACCTTTTGCCAAATGTGTTGTTGTGGCTATTCCTGACAAGGTAGCTCAAGAGGAGTTAATTACTCATATTCAGACCATATCTCCCAATGTCAAGATATTTGCTCGGGCGCATCTTGATGAAGACGCGGCGAGGTTAAGGTTTTTAAGAGTTGACAAAGTTGTTCAGCCCGAATTTGAAGCGGCAATTGGGATTGTAGGCTCTGTTTTAACGGCTCTGGGGATTAGTCATCCTGAGATAAAGTCTAAGATAAGAGATTTGAGGCGTTCTCATACCATTTCTGAGAACCCCACTTTCTAA
- the efp gene encoding elongation factor P: protein MIQATDLRAGVTFLSDGKPYRVIKYNLIKMGRGGATVRVTARDLLSGTVEDKTFSSNVKVEEVVTSKRKLNFLYSDSKLATFMDPETFEQVEIPVEVISAELPFIKEGEVVDILFWGDKPLSVDIAPKVTLKVVETAPGVKGNSATNVFKPAKLENGLEVKVPLFIKTGDLVRVDTRTGEYVERANK, encoded by the coding sequence ATGATACAAGCTACTGATTTAAGAGCTGGTGTGACTTTTTTGTCAGACGGCAAGCCTTATCGAGTAATCAAATACAATTTGATTAAGATGGGGCGGGGCGGTGCTACTGTGCGTGTTACAGCCAGAGATTTACTTAGTGGTACCGTTGAGGATAAGACATTTAGCTCAAACGTTAAAGTTGAGGAAGTAGTAACTTCTAAAAGAAAATTAAATTTTCTTTATTCTGATAGTAAACTAGCTACTTTTATGGATCCTGAAACTTTTGAGCAAGTAGAAATACCTGTTGAGGTTATTTCAGCAGAGCTTCCTTTTATTAAGGAGGGAGAAGTGGTTGACATACTTTTTTGGGGTGATAAGCCGCTTTCTGTTGATATTGCACCAAAAGTTACTTTAAAGGTAGTAGAAACAGCTCCTGGGGTAAAAGGAAATTCTGCGACAAATGTCTTTAAGCCAGCAAAGCTTGAAAATGGTCTTGAAGTAAAAGTACCCCTTTTTATCAAGACTGGAGATTTGGTTCGTGTTGATACTAGAACCGGAGAGTATGTCGAAAGAGCCAACAAATAG